A stretch of the Anaerobaca lacustris genome encodes the following:
- a CDS encoding PmoA family protein, with product MNRSRGVLVAACLLAVMAAPLAADGAKAPQVTARLEADRMRVVVDVDGKRFTCYKYGSLQKYPYFWPVNGPTSGKSVTTETSWPWPHHHSLFFGCDQVNGGNYWQDANERGQIVSQGPKVAVAEGLSVTFVDECLWRRPGQDPVIRDRRTITVSAPRSDLRFIDFEITLDPLVDIRIGRTNHSLFAARMVPELSVDSGGILVNAQGDSGEKGTFGVASPWCDYSGTREEIAEGLAIFQDPTNRWYPSRWFTRDYGFFSPTPMYWPEGEYTEIPKGQPLTLRYRVVVHDGDAREAGIAMLFAEYAASVNR from the coding sequence ATGAATCGATCGCGCGGAGTCCTGGTGGCAGCGTGTTTGCTTGCCGTCATGGCGGCGCCTCTGGCCGCTGACGGAGCGAAGGCTCCGCAAGTTACCGCCCGGCTCGAAGCGGACCGCATGCGCGTCGTCGTGGACGTGGACGGCAAGCGCTTCACGTGCTACAAGTACGGCTCGCTGCAGAAGTACCCATACTTCTGGCCGGTCAACGGCCCGACCTCGGGCAAATCGGTGACGACCGAGACCTCGTGGCCGTGGCCGCACCATCACTCGCTGTTCTTCGGATGCGATCAGGTCAACGGCGGCAACTACTGGCAGGACGCGAACGAGCGCGGCCAGATCGTTTCGCAGGGCCCGAAGGTTGCCGTAGCCGAGGGGCTGTCTGTGACGTTCGTGGATGAATGCCTCTGGCGCCGGCCCGGCCAGGACCCAGTCATCCGCGACCGTCGCACCATCACGGTTTCGGCGCCGAGGTCGGACCTGCGGTTCATCGATTTTGAGATCACGCTCGATCCGCTGGTCGATATTCGGATCGGCAGGACGAACCATTCGCTCTTTGCCGCCCGCATGGTGCCGGAGTTGAGCGTCGATTCCGGCGGGATCCTGGTTAACGCCCAGGGCGACAGCGGCGAGAAGGGCACGTTCGGCGTTGCCTCGCCCTGGTGCGACTACAGCGGCACCCGCGAAGAGATCGCTGAAGGCCTGGCCATCTTCCAGGACCCGACCAATCGCTGGTATCCATCCCGATGGTTCACACGAGACTATGGATTCTTCTCGCCCACGCCCATGTACTGGCCCGAAGGCGAGTATACCGAGATCCCCAAGGGCCAGCCCTTGACGCTGCGCTATCGTGTCGTTGTACATGATGGCGATGCCAGGGAGGCCGGGATCGCGATGTTGTTTGCCGAGTACGCGGCGTCTGTCAACCGCTGA
- a CDS encoding Gfo/Idh/MocA family protein, giving the protein MKNDMPEHAQDHAPHSHPSLSRRGFLRGSAILGASLALPTIVPRRLFGASAPSERIAVGCIGVGRMGTDDMREALGIAGVQVVAVCDVDSRRVENAKTLVEARYQQQGCAAYADFRELLARDDIDAVQIATPDHWHAIPTIEAARAGKDIFLQKPLSLTLEEGRVVSDTVQRCGRIFQIGSQQRSDTRFRKACELVRNGRVGKLHTIKVGFGIDPGCEPQPVMPVPEWLDYDMWLGPAPWAPYTEKRVHPEKISDRPGWLRISDYSAGMITGWGSHHNDIAQWGMGTEHTGPVEIEGRAEFPADGLWDVHGRFHIEYTYANGVKVICADNEENQQGVVFEGSDGWVYVRRGFIDANPRSLLEETIGPEETKLYVSNHHKANFYECVRSRAETIAPVEVAHRSCAVCLLGDIAMRLGRKLRWDPATERFTNDDEANRMMARTQRSPWLL; this is encoded by the coding sequence ATGAAGAATGACATGCCCGAACACGCCCAAGACCATGCCCCGCACAGCCATCCGAGTCTGTCGAGGCGAGGCTTCCTCAGGGGTTCGGCCATTCTGGGCGCCAGCCTGGCGCTGCCGACGATCGTCCCTCGCCGCCTCTTCGGCGCCTCCGCTCCGAGCGAGCGGATCGCGGTCGGCTGCATCGGCGTCGGACGCATGGGCACAGACGATATGCGGGAGGCCCTCGGGATCGCCGGGGTGCAGGTCGTGGCGGTCTGCGATGTGGATTCCCGCCGGGTCGAGAATGCCAAGACACTCGTCGAGGCGCGATATCAGCAGCAGGGCTGCGCCGCCTACGCGGACTTTCGCGAGCTGCTGGCCCGCGACGACATCGACGCGGTGCAGATCGCCACGCCGGACCACTGGCACGCCATCCCCACGATCGAGGCGGCCCGGGCGGGCAAGGACATCTTCCTGCAGAAGCCCCTGTCTCTGACGCTAGAGGAGGGGCGGGTGGTGAGCGATACCGTCCAGCGGTGCGGACGGATCTTCCAGATCGGAAGTCAGCAGCGGTCCGATACCCGGTTCCGCAAGGCGTGCGAGCTGGTCCGCAACGGCCGTGTCGGCAAGCTGCACACGATCAAGGTTGGTTTTGGAATCGATCCCGGTTGCGAGCCGCAGCCGGTCATGCCCGTGCCCGAGTGGCTCGATTACGACATGTGGCTCGGGCCGGCCCCGTGGGCGCCGTATACCGAGAAGCGCGTCCATCCCGAGAAGATCAGCGACCGACCGGGCTGGCTGCGCATCAGCGACTACAGCGCCGGCATGATAACCGGATGGGGCAGTCATCACAACGACATCGCCCAGTGGGGCATGGGAACCGAGCACACCGGGCCGGTCGAGATCGAAGGACGGGCCGAGTTCCCCGCAGACGGCCTGTGGGACGTGCACGGCCGGTTCCACATCGAGTACACCTACGCCAACGGGGTCAAGGTCATCTGCGCCGACAACGAGGAGAACCAGCAGGGCGTGGTCTTCGAGGGCAGCGACGGCTGGGTCTACGTCCGGCGAGGGTTCATCGATGCGAACCCCAGATCGCTGCTGGAAGAGACCATCGGACCGGAGGAGACGAAGCTCTACGTGAGCAACCATCACAAGGCCAATTTCTATGAGTGCGTCAGATCGCGGGCCGAGACGATCGCTCCGGTTGAGGTGGCGCACCGCTCGTGTGCGGTCTGCCTGCTGGGGGACATCGCGATGCGTCTGGGGCGCAAGCTGCGATGGGACCCGGCGACCGAGCGGTTTACAAACGATGACGAGGCGAACCGCATGATGGCTCGCACGCAGCGCAGTCCGTGGCTTCTTTGA
- a CDS encoding sugar phosphate isomerase/epimerase family protein, producing MKSTCSRRELLQIASVGAAASLAGVPGLQARTAQAAAKKPKFHLGMASYTLRKFDLDQALKMTRRVGLTHIALKDFHLAMDSSPEQIREVAAKAKDAGLTLYGCGVVYMRNEAQVHQAFDYAKTAGMKTIIGVPNHDLLPLVNRKVREYDIKVAIHNHGPGDKVYPLPATAYERVKDLDKRIGLCNDIGHTMRSGVDPSESARKYADRLLDVHIKDVTAAEAKGSTCEIGRGVIDVPKFIRTLVEIDYAGIVSFEYEKDENDPMPGLAESVGYVRGVMASI from the coding sequence ATGAAGTCCACATGCAGCAGAAGAGAACTCCTGCAAATCGCATCGGTAGGAGCGGCCGCCTCGCTGGCGGGGGTCCCTGGTTTACAGGCCCGTACCGCTCAAGCCGCCGCCAAGAAGCCGAAATTCCATCTGGGCATGGCCTCATATACCCTTCGCAAGTTCGACCTGGACCAGGCCCTGAAGATGACCAGGCGGGTCGGCCTGACGCACATCGCGTTGAAGGACTTCCATCTGGCGATGGACAGCAGCCCCGAACAGATCCGGGAGGTCGCCGCGAAGGCCAAAGACGCGGGTCTTACGCTCTACGGCTGCGGCGTGGTCTACATGCGGAACGAGGCCCAGGTCCACCAGGCGTTCGACTATGCGAAGACCGCCGGCATGAAGACCATCATCGGCGTGCCCAACCACGACCTGCTGCCGCTCGTGAATCGAAAGGTCAGGGAATACGATATCAAGGTCGCCATCCACAATCACGGCCCCGGCGACAAGGTGTATCCGCTGCCCGCGACCGCCTATGAGAGGGTCAAAGACCTCGACAAACGAATCGGCCTGTGCAACGACATCGGCCACACCATGCGCTCGGGTGTGGACCCGTCGGAGTCGGCCCGCAAGTATGCCGACCGGCTTCTGGACGTTCACATCAAGGACGTCACGGCGGCCGAGGCCAAGGGAAGCACCTGCGAAATCGGTCGCGGCGTGATCGATGTCCCGAAATTCATCCGCACACTGGTCGAGATCGACTACGCCGGAATCGTCTCTTTCGAATACGAGAAGGACGAGAACGATCCGATGCCGGGTCTGGCCGAGTCGGTGGGTTACGTTCGCGGAGTCATGGCCTCGATCTGA